In Eublepharis macularius isolate TG4126 chromosome 4, MPM_Emac_v1.0, whole genome shotgun sequence, the following are encoded in one genomic region:
- the LOC129328414 gene encoding putative methyltransferase-like protein 7A, giving the protein MAEVMVLFLILCLQLLALPVYVLSYLGLWEPFCKKFFFPFFLEKITVIYNWRMSRQKQDLFRNMMEFADRSGKLTVLEIGCGAGSNFQFFPPNCKFICTDPNPHFRQSLTKSMAQNQHLQFDQFIVASGEDLSQVADASVDVVVSTVVLCSVKNVEGVLKEVCRVLKSGGAYIFLEHVAADRSSWTYLWQQVWSPTWKLIFDGCSPMRETWVAIEKENFSEIKLRHIQAPLCQTLVQPHILGYAVK; this is encoded by the exons ATGGCAGAAGTTATGGTTTTGTTTCTCATACTCTGCCTCCAGTTGCTCGCCCTGCCGGTGTATGTGCTATCCTACTTGGGACTATGGGAGCCCTTCTGCAAaaagtttttctttccttttttcttggaGAAGATTACTGTCATCTACAATTGGAGAATGTCAAGACAGAAACAGGACTTGTTCCGTAACATGATGGAATTTGCAGATCGTTCAGGGAAACTGACCGTGCTGGAGATAGGCTGTGGGGCCGGCTCCAACTTCCAGTTCTTTCCGCCCAATTGCAAATTCATCTGTACAGACCCTAACCCCCACTTTCGGCAGAGTCTAACTAAAAGCATGGCCCAGAATCAGCATCTCCAATTCGACCAGTTCATTGTGGCCTCAGGAGAGGACTTGAGTCAGGTAGCCGATGCCTCTGTGGATGTTGTCGTTTCTACTGTGGTCCTGTGCAGTGTGAAGAACGTAGAAGGTGTTTTGAAAGAAGTCTGCAGAGTGCTCAAGTCG GGTGGAGCTTATATTTTCCTGGAACATGTCGCTGCTGATCGTTCAAGCTGGACCTACCTCTGGCAGCAAGTCTGGTCTCCAACATGGAAACTTATATTTGATGGCTGCTCGCCAATGAGAGAGACCTGGGTTGCGATTGAAAAGGAAAACTTCTCTGAAATAAAGCTTCGGCACATACAAGCCCCTTTGTGCCAGACACTCGTTCAACCACATATACTTGGTTATGCTGTGAAATAA